The Mixophyes fleayi isolate aMixFle1 chromosome 9, aMixFle1.hap1, whole genome shotgun sequence DNA window AGCTGCCCATCTGTTTGCTTGTTTATGCCTATACCATAATATGCACCAACTTCACACTTATTTCATTGCAAGTTGAAAGAATGTTATATTTGACCAATACCTTTCACTTCAATAAATGATAGTGAAATCGGACTGTGCAGTCTCCTAAAATGCTGGTGGTTCATAATATCATGTTACCATGTTTATATAGCACGAATACTTTATCCAGACTTTAGTGGTCCAGAAAATGTTTTACCATTTAAAACTGGTATGTGTTTGCTAAAACATTTCTacacatttaaaaacaatgtaGACTCTGAGTAACCATTTAATTTCCATCATGAGTACTGGCAAAAGCATCAAAGTCCAGACTGACATCTTGCGTGTTCCTCTCATGGGCATTGTCAAAACTGTTTTTGCCATGAAGTTGTTTGAGGTGTTTCCTCAGTACAGGTTTGTGTGCAAAGACCATATCACAGTAGTTGCACCTGTGAGGTTTATCCCCACTATGCAGGTTCAAATGGTCCTGTAGAGAACATTTTTGAGAAAAAGTTTTACCACATATTTTGCATTGAAAAGGTTTGATGCCTGCATGTACACGCATGTGCCTGTGTAGGTTGCCTTTCTGGGTAAATGTTTTTCCacataataaacacataaatagcTTGTGCATTTTTAAATGGTTAGCATAGTTTTCCAAATGTCGAAATACTCTAGTGCATTTAGGACACTGGTGATGCCACTGCAGAGTTTTGTCCAAAATCCTATTGCTGGGACCAAAAAGTTCTTTAGCAGATGGCCCCATGTTGTCACTGCTGTTATCAGAAACTGTATAATTGTGTGTAGGATTGCTGTCTGTCTCTCCAGCTCGGTTCTCCACAGTGGAATTGATAAGTGAATGTTGAGGCTCCAAGGAATGCAAAGTAGTTGGTTCAGAGGACATAAACTGGCTTTGGCTTACCTTGGCTTTATCACTGGATACTTCACCAATAGACTCAACCTTGACAATCTGGATGTCATCATTGTCTAGGCTGTCATCAGAGTTGGTGGCAACTGGAGAATCTGGTTGCAGAGAACGCTCAATTTCCTCTTCTGTTTCTATAACCCCCGCTGGTCCTATAGTTTCTCCTTCATCATTCTTCCTCTCTGGAGCTTGCCTAGGTTTAATGAACTTCCACAAGGCCTGTGTGCACCGCTCTACTACATGACTCATCTGCAGAAAGCTGGCGGCTGTTAGGTAGTTGACAAGTTCCATCTCGGGGAACTCAAGGACACCAGTGTAACAGGACAGAAGCAGCTGTTTGCCAGCTTGAGAGTTCTGTAGTATGGAAATATGAACTTCCTGGGCATTACTGAGCAGGAATTGGTCCCTTAAATAAGGCGAACCAGCTGCAAACACCACCCTGTGTCCTGGTACCTCAACATCATCTATATGCACAGTGACGTCGCAGAATTTGCTCTGCTCTCTCAGAGCATTCATTCTACCCAACATGGAGTCTCCATGATTGTCAAGTTTGAAGTGGAGCATTTCAGTTCTCTCACACATTTTGGTTCTGTAGCGATATGATGACCTATCCCACAAAATTATCACCTACTCAGCATAGTAGATTTCAACAACATCTGAAAAAGAGGTGAAAAAGCGATACTTACAAATACAAAAAGTTTATTAATCTTTAATTTCCAAACTATTACCACTTATAAGGAAGCAAACCAgtgatgaaaacattttttttaacatttcaaaaCAAATAATCAGTGTGACTAACCACTAGTTACTATAATCCATATTCCACAAAACCCAAAGCCTAGACAGTCATCTCACACATTAACCTAGAATGTATGAAAATGACACATTATCAGCAAACCTATTTAGCTACATAATCTCAGGCACTTTATTCAAACCcactataaaacattaaaataaaataaagtaatataacTAAATTAACTGAAGTGTTTATGTTTTACAAAGTATATCCAGAATGTTACTTAATCATATCAGACAAAATGGAACCTCAGAGTAAAGCTGATCCATGCTCTCTACCTTCTTGCCTTATATGTGAAAGTTTAAATGTTTGTGTTcagttattttttaatgaaaagccAGAGCTCAAACACCAAACATCAGATGCATACACTTTACAAATGCTTACTGGACATTCATGATCATTCAATGTAACTTAAGATGCAAACCACTACATGTATTCTACAAATACTCAGAAACACATATACCTGTCAAGTGGAATCCCTTTTTACgttgttttctgtttttcccacttattttctGGTCTGACGTTTACGTAGCTAATGAAAACTACCATTATCTCCACATAATTATTTCAGCCTAGACGAATACAGCTAGTAAACATGTGCAAGAAAAGGTAACTGTGACAAGGAGTCGGCTAAGCAAGTATACCCCCTGGCTACACGTATACCTGAGTGCAACAATCTTCACTATCCTTTACTGACACTTACATCGCTGTAATTACACAGCTCGCTCTGCTAAATATCATGTCCGGCTTCTTTACCTTCTTCTCCTTTCTCATTAGGCAGATCCATTATATATAGACCCATCCTTCCTCACTGCACAGCTACAGGCTTCATCGCACAGTCGCGCCGGAAGTGACGTATTGACACCCCCTTCGACTCTCTGACTGTTATCTGTTTGTTTACAGAAAGCTGTCATGTGATCAGCATCCAGAGTTGTGTAGTGATGTAGTACGTGCCTGGCTGGCCTCATGTTCCTCGTTTCCTTGTAATAGATGGAGGGCATATCAGTTCCTCTGTGCAGGCTACACGAAGCAGACAGGACACTATACTTCAAAGGAAGGAGggaactgtcattttttttttatataggtttAGCAGGTCATCCATGTGAATTCAGATACATGTAATATAAACAGTTTGCACTGCAATAAAGTAATTTTTGGGCTACATAATATGTTTAGGTGTCTGCTCTCTGGGGCAAATTCAGTTTAGCGCGAGGTGCTGCTGAAGTTCGCCACGAGACGTGCAAATTGGCAGCTATTACTGCAGAAATTgcgctcatttttctgcgcacctccaTGTGACGCAAGGAAAAAGCGGTTATTCCTGTAAAAAATCTGAAACGATGTGTCTCTgcagactgttccagagacacgtTGCATCACCTCGCcgcaaattgaatctgcccatcTGAGTCCATAAAGGAGACATGTGGGTCCAGAGGCATTTAGCCTCAATTAAAAAGAAGTAAAATGAAGATGGCCAAGTCCTTCATCCAGTGATCGAAGGTATGCcactcatactgccttcattgtaaaactcaaattccattcacttacagtttccataccactacttctaaatttcctcttcTAACATAGGCTTCTACCGTAACCTGAGAAATGAAATATTGGCAATTTAAATTGTATAATACTCTTCTGGGGTAACGTAGCATACATTGTAAATAATAGCAAAAAATGGAGTTGATGTATCAGACAGACGTAGGAATGAGCTAGGTATTGAGTATACGTAGGTTTTGCAGGGTTTTGTGGCTTCATCCATTGTATGATTTGTTGTTTTATGGAATCTGTGTGCTGTTCTGTCTGCACTGCTTGTCTGGTTTCCCAACTTAGTGTACAGTATGTGTATTTCATATGCACCTGGATTTACATAGCTGATTTGGTTACCCTAGTACAGAGGTGACCAACCAGTAAGAGCTAAACTATATCTATAGATATTGCAAAGTGCCATGCCGTTCATTTCTTTCCACATGTCCTTCAGACATGACATTAGACCTCTCCACGTGCCCCTTCATGCCCATTAAACCTAACCTGCTTGCCCATTAGAACTTCCCACATGCCATCAGCCCTCactaaatgccccttgcatgccctCCATATCTCTCAACATGCCATTCAGACCTCCTTATATGCCCCTTTCATgaccatcagatctccccaaatgcctcttacatgcccatcagtccatcccacatgccatcagacctcccctcatgccTCTAACATTACCATCAGACTTCCCAACATGCCCTTCATACCctatccccacatgcccatcagtccatcccacatgccatcagacctcccctcatgccTCTAACATTCCCATCAGACTTCCCAACATGCCCTTCATACCCtattcccacatgcccatcagtcccttcccccccacatgccactcacacttcCCCCATATGCATTCTCACACCACACCCACATGAACTCTGAGGAGCAGAGGAAAAAGGGAGAGCACATTGCACAATATGGTACAACCAGTATTCATAGCTAGTTtaggaattgttttttttttcaaatgtctttgtagaattaaaatatttcccaactgtcTCAGTTTAGGTAGGACAAGCATGATTTGAGGGCTTTGTCCCATCCcgatcaggacagctttgtcccaattGGGTCAAAATAGTTTTGTGTGTTTAGATTCATTAACTGCTGCTCTGTATACGTGTTCCCAGGGTTAGAAAAATTTTGGATGTATGTTTCACTGCTACTTTTCATGGCAGAGAAGTGGTGATCGGGTTAATGGAAGTCTTCtgaggggaggggaagacagcATGGCGACCTCCCAGTTCCTGGCCCTTCATTAGTTAagttgcagggggcggggcttaggatgCAATCCGCGCGTCATTGTGGACTCGCTAACCGCTGTAGAAGGCTATAAAGTGTGATGTCAGTGTAGGTTGAGGGGCCTAATGACGTGATTTCCCCCCCGATCTCCCGGAGcaatcttgccaaagttggcaagtgtgatctATTCATCTGCAAATAAGACAGAGCATTGCTGAGATCTTTTATTACGATTGCTATACAAAATGCAATCTTTAAACCTGCTTATACACATAATGAAATAATGAGAATTTGTGAACACTCCCCAGGGGTGTTTCACAAGcatgctttcagcatggggctgattttttttctaggtTCTATGCTAGATGGGAGGCATGCATTTTTTCTTCGGGCCTGGTTCCCCATGGCCAGTAAATCCCTTGCTAAACAGGCTAGGACTATTTGACATTATAACAGGAAGACCCGAAGCGGGTTGCCCTGTTTATAGTTTTATCAGTCCatcctgtcatagcctagtgacTGTAGTCAGGGCTGCCTTCAGccaattgtggggcccagtacaaatgaagcaggcagggccccctcccTGCTCAACTCCTGTCTCCCCAGTGGACATACTACATTGCTCCCCTGTTGGTGGACTGTGTTGTTCTTTCCTATCTATTATTGCATCATTCGCAACCTATGGTGGTTTCTTGTCTCTAACCTGGAATAGTGGGGCCTGTTTGAAAACTGTAtagatactagagatgttcactgactcctgttttttagttttggttttggatctggattaacttcgtgttttggttttggttttggcaaaaccgccctcgcatgttttggttctagatttttttctaaaatccctatttttttttgctaaaatcacattattattaacctcaataacattaatttccaatcatttcaatcagtcaatttttgtcaagtgacaagaacactgctacccctgtttctgtgtgaacaatggctctggagactggagagtgacaagaacactgctacccctgtttctgtatgagcaatggcactggagagtgacaagaacactgctacccctgtttctgtgtgaacaatggcactggagactggagagtgacaataacactgctagccctgtttctgtatgagcaatggcactgagcaatggcgtACAAAGGGAGAGAGCAAAAGCTGTGTGGGTGGGGCACTCCAATCAGAAGATTAAAAAGataaattttattggtatgcattaaaaaggtAGAACtaagagcaaaataataaaacaaaacatataacacagtgatacaaaatataaaatgcaaacaatgTTGCAGGGGCTCCGAAACTAACCAATAGCACTCATATAGACAGCGGTAAGCTTCAAATAAGTCTTGGCTGTCAAAGAAACAGGCTATAGTGAGCCCAATAAATTAATATGGTGCAACTCCTAAATAACGGATAGTGAGTGCCTCTATAGTGGGTCATAAAGCGCCAATCAAGGGTTACTTGACATGCTCTtggagccatctgacctcctccctgGGTATTGAGGGAGTGTTTGAGCTGCCTTGCAGCCTTTTACAAGTACCACACAGGTGCAGTGATTACCTGCAGATTGTCTTGGTAACTTGGAAGACCCGGAATGGGCATTATGAATGGAGCCAACAGTTCTCTGTCCTTTCATACCTGAGGATACCAGCTTTTCCTAAAGCTGCAACAAACTGAGAAACTTTTCCCATACAAATCAATCTTCCTGGGGTTTTATAACACAAATGACAGAAATTTAGGATTTATATACTTGCCATTTACTACTTTCtcagtgcttctgtcaaaatatatatatatatatatatatatatatatatatatatatatatatacacaagttaacccgtgcatgatactcatgcattctagtcaaatcaagctacttaaggtgttaaaaaggttcttgtcatgcatttgggcctagcccaggcctcctcaggggaagagcgttacttcccggcgCAAGcgccccttttttaacgtggttttgtccacatgtcaccacgtcatcatttttctccatcacctcatccttcatcttcatcgccacatccttcatcaagctacttaaggtgttaaaaactccccactgtcacccccggcaaccaccaaccactcccaactgtcacttctccttcaagaaatatataggtcaatgtataactctgcccagcaggtggcgctgcagcttggtttgttttttttccacacacgccactaggcattttaATAGTAGATATTGGGGCTTAAGGGGACATTTAAGCTAGTTGTTGTCAGCAGGGTGTAGATAAAAGGAGTATGCTTTCCTATGCTGTCAATAAGTGTTCGGCACCTAGTACACttaatatttctgtaaaaatatcaaCCACAAAATATTTCCGGCATGGTCTGtgagacacttcgcggctaattgaattcctccctttgTATCTAATTGTTAgtggttaaaaaacaaacaaacccaaatTCAAGAGCATATTTTTACTGATGATTTATATTACATCAAATGTATGTCtctacagtagatattaatattttgatatttgcatGTTATCGTTTGTCAGGTTTGCATTATTCCCTTCCCTGTATATTCCACGTGTTAGGACATAAATTTGCATTGtaaaaaatgtactgtaatgCAATGTGATGGTAGATTGTTCTTTTCACATGTAAATTATCTCACACTTTCATTTGTTCttcaatgtcacatttcattgttAGAGTTTGTTTACAGCATGCTCCTAATTCTTAATTAATATGATTAATACCAAAATGAGAACACACTTGAAAAGAAGCAATAAataaccacatttatttatacttaGTAGTAGCACTTACAATTACTAGTTGTTACTGCTCGTACTATTTGCTACAAATAGCTCCAAGACCCATTTACAAAATAGGGTAACAAAATACAAAAGATCTTTACTTTTTTAAGTGTGCTTGTGTAGATAGCAATGTACTTCACTATCAGTCCCCTTGTTTACAAtactatagttttttttatttctttatagcTTAACAGTATTACTTTTAGGCAAATTTAGGCGGTTGTCTAGGGACACCTAAAAGGTCCCTGCGGTGTTCCCACAATAAGCTCCTGCTCCTCCACATCTGTTATGCGCGTACTTGagaacttttcctcattggcttcagggagatcccgggggaggtgggtgtgctggGGCGacgcttgacgaatcgcatcattttggcgaAGAtaatgcaatatttgcgtcattaagccctgccggCCGCCACTTATCAATTGcagggacgagaaccgggaggttgtcctgctttcccgggaggtctcccagaaattcgggagtctcctgtacattccgggagagtaggcaactatgtgttaaagaaaagcagctaatgaatctctagcgtctgaagtgttttttacatttctgtctccattactgaattcatgttgtcttacctgtcagtctttgattaaatcttggtctccatgataaTGGCCACCTccttaggcatcaatacatggacataggacacaatttctgaactgtgtcatcatgccacaaatggcgaagccaaccatgtcttgtactggctcagcatcagggagaatgccagactcttcagggagtgagggagatcacccctatttcagggagtctccctgacattcagggagagttggcaagtatggttatgcGCTGGCAGTGTGGTGCTGGGGTATAATGTAACACTCCCAATCTGAGGAGCCGAAGATGCGGTCTCGCACTTCCTacctgctaaggtaagaagtGAGGGTCTGCAAAGTACAGCAcctgagagggagggggggcggcAGTATGGCGGCCACTGATCCTCCGTATACCCTGTAGATATTGCTGTCATTAATTTTTTCCAGACACTGAAAGTGGTTTGCCTCTGTTTCATGACCTATTGTAGTCTTTGCATGTTACATTCGCAGCCTTCTAGCATCTTTAGAGCAAGCAAGATCTTACCAAAAAGATGTAAAGGAATATTTAATTAACTATTACTTAGATAATCAAAATTTGCCTCTTAACGATACTTATACAGCAGTTTCAGTCTTGTTTTCCTCTGCATAGCATCACTGAAGGTTGTACACATGCTGTTTGTACTTCCCATGTATGGGCTTTCCTCATACACTGTGCTAACAGTATAGTGTAATGTTGCTCCTAGCCTTACCATATATACAGCAATACAAATAGTATTCGTTTTTTGTACTGTTTACTTGTCATAAATATTACAATAGATGAAGCTATATCATAGTGTCACCTGGTCCTAATGTGGTAAATGTGTGACGAGGGAAAAAAACCAAACTTGGGTGTCGTGATGGCATGGGTCGTGATGGCTGTAATAGCCTCTCCCAAATACATACTTCATGTGGAAAAAGGCATCAACAGCCATATTATTTCAAATCGGCAGAGCGGTAAGAAGAGTGGCAGCATTACAACCGTGACAACTTTGGTGGATCTTGCAACTGGCACATCTTTGTAAGTACAATTACAATTGTCTTTTTTGAATTAACATTAAACCCCACAcaaagtacatttttaatttttttgtacagTTATCCTTTACACAAATGACATCTGTAATACATTGCTCCAACTGATTGTTTAATATATTGTAAGAGAATGTAATTTTGATATTGGAGAATTCCTTGGTTCTTATAATCTTAGCTTATAAGAAGCTTAGCTCACAGCTCTTGTGGTAGTTGAGATGTCTCATATTTTACATGAAGAAAATGTATCTCTAAAATGTAAAACTCGTGGAGGAAGACTGTGGAGACAGCTTGCTAGATATGGATGCAATCATAAAAAGAATTGTTGAGTCAAACGAAATACAAGATCCAAGCATTGATTTGTTCccgggagatcatgtcaaacatttcctagtgggttttttttttactcagtaACTAAAGTGATAGAAATAGCTTAGGAAACATAGATTCACAGTCCAGAAAAAGACCACTTGAACAAATGTCAGCTGAAAAAATTCATTACCATGTGTGGGATGTGttgaaataataattttacttGGACTCCAGAGGAGTCCAAGTATCCAACAGACAAGAGCGTTAAACACACCATAAGTTAACTGCACACTccccagtgtcacgggcactaggagttttacccagaattcaccaggtgtagctacacttaccagaggtgcggacctctgggtagtgtggtgaatcagtggaaccatacaatagaatacaggaaaggaatgtcaatagtataaatgctgagtcttggcaccgtggaactgtgatggtactttcacaggcactaggagttttacccagaattcaccaggtgtagctacacttaccagaggtgcggacctctgggtagtgtgctgaatcagtggaaccatacaatagaataggagaaaggaatgtcaatagtataaatgctgagtcttggcactgtggaactgtgatggtacagcagattagtaagcaggatacaatgaggaaagagtccaagtgccttagcacgcaggtagcatatagcaggccagtacttgataactggataacgttaggcaaagaccaatcaacaatgcagtagaagagtcagcgacttgcagctataatacagaggcacttgtagactttagtccagctcataggtaccatactgagtagtagctatatcacaaggagacatgagtggtctacagctggtagatttcaccacagatgtgtagagaagacttgtccaggtgcaggcatataacgggatagcgtgagtggtctgcgattggcaagttttaccactgatgtgtagagaagccttgtcctagcgcaggcatgtaaccagataacgtgagtggtctgcaattggcaaaatgtaccactgatgtgaagagaggacttgtccagatgcaggcatgtaacggagtaacgtgagtggtctgcaattggcaagttttaccactgatgtatagaggagacttgtccaggtgcaggcatgtaacggtgtagcgtgagtggtctgcaattggcaagttttaccactgaagtatagaggagacttgtccaggtgcaggcatataacggaatagcgagagtagtctgcagcgggtaagttctactactgatgtgaagaggagacttgtccaagtgcaggcatgtaatggaggtagcgagagtagtctgcagcgggtgagttctactactgatgtgaagaggagacttgtccacagcaaacggataacacgagcagaaacaggaaacacctcagagtctcaagggaatgagaaccaagaacaggcaaaggttatagggtaacaggtgccttaagtactgagaggtgattaattaaccaatgagactagaggcgaggttttaacagttcagggtttctgcacatgcgcaatcttagtcaagatggcggacggccgcggctcaggagaggcgccggcaggagcgagagagacccatgtcccaaactagaggcactaacagtccggtgagtgacacagactAGCAGGAGTCATAAGAGGCATCACGCATTACCCATTGTAAGACTACACTAGACGTCTGCACTAGCCTCACAGACTTCTAGTCGGGACTCTATATTAGCATTGCTACTATTGTTTTTCATCGCTGTTCTTTCAATATTGTTGTTTTCCTTTCTGCTGTTTTTTCATTATAAAAGCACTAATGTTTATGGACATGAAAGTATCGCTCCCTTTCCTTTCTTgccctcccaccccccccccccccccgccaccctCTTCCCCACTATGGACATCTATATGGAGGAGCATATTACAGACTATATGGATAATAAAGGAACAGTGGGATAAGATGATATGGCACAGTGTGTGAATAAGTTGTATTGGGAATAGGATGTATTGGGGACAAGGATTAAGGAATCTATGAAAGGACTATAACAATCTGTGCTAGATTGCTGTATTGTTATACTAGAATATCATTGTGTTATATTGTAATGCTAAGGTATTGTTGAACTATGTTGTTATATTAGAATATTCCTGAGTTATATATGAATATTGAGCTAATGCTGCTAACATGGGAATTGTAATGGAATCTgagatatagacacacacacgtaCCTTCTATGACAAAGGAATATGAGGAACCATTATTACCTATCCTTTACTTAAAAGGAATATGTATCACCCATACACAGGATTTCTTCTGTGCCTTCCCATCACCCTAACTAATGTACCACTTAGACCAGATAGGATGGTGAATCCCCTGCAATCAACAATGGCCATTCTAAGCAGCACACAATCACCCCAAGTACTGATCACTATTTCTACATGGAGAAACTAGAAGCCCCGGAGGTGAATTTCTAAAATCTATGTACAACTGAGAACTGCACGCTGACCAACCACCCTGTAGCTACTCCCACAAGGAGAAGCAGAATTTAGGTGATTTTCTATGAGTACTGATACATTCTTCAATGAACAGCAAATATGAAATCCAAGCAGGTAAAACAATACCCACACTCCTGCAGAAAATAAGCTTGTCTGTTACTCTGCTTATTTTCCACAGATTTGAGAAAACACATAGAACTACAGCCTACTTGGAACTGCCAGGATTCCCAACCATGGGAACAAGGATTCTCTCCACACCTACACACCTAAACACACAAAAAGGTAAGCATTCACTAACATTATATCCTGTTCAACAGCAGCCATTAACCATATTCAGTGCAGGCTATTCTTAAAAGATCCATTCCATAAAGTCATACTACTAAACAACACACTACTACCATCATTTGGATCCACCACATGGCCACAGCTGACATCACTATAGACACAGCTCATGCACCTGTTAAGAACAGCAGGCAATTGCTGTTTTTGTTCTGatgctgcagtgttgttgtcagtgTTTGTGTGATCGCATGAACTTCATTCACCcgcagctcaatctgacacctgccctgattggctactactgctttaaatacccGTCAGTTTCACTGAGTctttgccagttatagcgttcacacgcttGTTTCTCcacactcctgtttctgtgaatATTCTGCTCCTGTTTGATACTTggttctgacctctgcctgtgacctgaccatccctgattgctgcctggatagACCTTTCGCTTGTGACCCCGACTACGTATATTGCTGACTGAATGAACCATTTGCCTGTTGTTTGACTCTGCCTTTCTTCTATGAGGCCGCCTCTCAGCTGCAGGATCGTGGTGCTTGCTATCTACTCCATGagactcacctgtgtcagctGTGTTTTACCTTCCAGATCTACAACTTGAACTTGCTCCTGCTCCTTCACTTGCACTGTGTTGCTCTAAAGCACCATCCTGTACTATACACTGCCAaactgttatactggtggagaaTGGTACTACATCCTATTGTAAATCAGTATATCTGCTTTATTTGGTCCAGGTGCGTCCTGCATCcctgttgccatagagatctctgcTCAGCTTCCCACTGCCAAGGCCTCTGTGGTGCCCATCTACCTGAGTTAAGTTATCACTAAAAATATTGGTACCCCATCTCATACCAAAAGTCACTAAAATACCAACTAGATAAATCCACACTAGCACTGACAATCTACATCCCTCCATGTTTCATATTACATGTGTAAGATTATTatgttaatgagaataaatactATTTTAAATGAAGCTCCACATCTGCGTGCAATCTTTCCTGATTTAAGTGTCATTGTCACTGTGATGTTTTATGTGTATCTAAGCTTATATGAGTGTATACTTGTACTTTACaaatgtatagcagaatctgTGTAAGTGGCTGAAAGGAAATTATATGTGCCATGTATGTAATTGTAAGTCCCATGTCTAGTATATCTGCTATGGTTTTAATTCAGAAGAGAAATGGAACCATATTTGTGAGTAAACTGGAAATTGCACTATGTAAGGGTACTAAATAATAAATGGTCATAAGGAACTTTCCTTATCATTAGTCACCATATTTCACTATACATGTAAACAACAATGAGTAAATAAATAGACTAGGACAGTGTCATCACAAATAAAAGCACACTCTAAATGACACATTGAACATACTAAGAGCTTTTGGTGCGAGAGGCATATGAGCAGTCACATCTGT harbors:
- the ZBTB26 gene encoding zinc finger and BTB domain-containing protein 26, coding for MCERTEMLHFKLDNHGDSMLGRMNALREQSKFCDVTVHIDDVEVPGHRVVFAAGSPYLRDQFLLSNAQEVHISILQNSQAGKQLLLSCYTGVLEFPEMELVNYLTAASFLQMSHVVERCTQALWKFIKPRQAPERKNDEGETIGPAGVIETEEEIERSLQPDSPVATNSDDSLDNDDIQIVKVESIGEVSSDKAKVSQSQFMSSEPTTLHSLEPQHSLINSTVENRAGETDSNPTHNYTVSDNSSDNMGPSAKELFGPSNRILDKTLQWHHQCPKCTRVFRHLENYANHLKMHKLFMCLLCGKTFTQKGNLHRHMRVHAGIKPFQCKICGKTFSQKCSLQDHLNLHSGDKPHRCNYCDMVFAHKPVLRKHLKQLHGKNSFDNAHERNTQDVSLDFDAFASTHDGN